In Candidatus Bathyarchaeota archaeon, the sequence ACTAGGTTTAACTATTCTATCTACGGTCTCCCAGCCGTATCTAGGCATGGTACCTTGGTCTTCCAACGTCGTAGCGTATAGGATAACTCTATCCAACAGTTCCATAAGCGGCTTCTCTAGAGCCACTAATCCGCCAGCTATCAAGGCCTTAAGAACGATGGTCGGTTTATGGGTTTTACCTGGCTCAAAACCTAAGGCAACTATGAGAGCCTTAACCGCTTTCTGTGCTGATTGCTCTGCATGGAATACAGCGCTGGGATATCTATCGTCTCTGAAGTCTCTTTCACAGTCCTTAAAGTCCTCCTCAGCCATCTCTAACCAATCTAATGCTTTTCTTCTTACAGGCATCACAAGTTCTATCTCTGGGCTTGGATTTAAGCTTCATGAAGAAAGCCGTGTTAATAGCTTTAAATTCGGAGGCTGGCAAATTGTTTTTCTAGGGTTTGTTATGGCACGTGTTTTAGGGTTCTTAGGCTGTGGTAGAAAAGATGGTTATACGATTAGGGTCTTGAAGGCTGTTTTAGAGGGAGCGTCTTCAGTTGAAGGTGTAGATACGGAGCTTATACATTTATTAAACTACGAGTTTGGATCCTGCGCATCCTGTTACGAGTGTATAAGAAGCGCCGAGCATAGGTGTGTCCTCAGGGACGACATGGGCGGAGATGGTAGGCTCTGGAAGAAGGTTGAAGATGCCAATGGCATGGTCTTAGCTTCCCCTGTCCATATGTGGTCTGCAGATGCTTTAACCCATCTCTTCATGGAGCGGCTCTACCCCTTTGTATGGAGTGGCAGGCTCATAGGTATGCCTGTTGTCACGTTAGCTGTCGCGAGCAACCAGGGTATGCATATCGTCGCTAATCGAATGCTGTGTCAATGGGCGTTTACCCTCGGTATGCGCTATATCGGTGGTCTTCCCGTCCACGTCGCCTATATGGATGAGGCGTTAAAGGAGGCTAGGTATCTCGGTGTTAAGCTTGGCCGTGAAGCGTTGAAAGACGAATTAGAAGGTAGAAGGAAGATGACGGATGAAGAGAGGTGGCTGTATTATCACGATAAACCCTGGGATGTCTTCGCCCACTATGTGGAAAACCTCACGATGGGTACCGGGGACGTTCGTCATTCGATTATACGGAAGTCTCTAGCTAAAGACGTCTTCA encodes:
- a CDS encoding HEPN domain-containing protein, translating into MPVRRKALDWLEMAEEDFKDCERDFRDDRYPSAVFHAEQSAQKAVKALIVALGFEPGKTHKPTIVLKALIAGGLVALEKPLMELLDRVILYATTLEDQGTMPRYGWETVDRIVKPS
- a CDS encoding NAD(P)H-dependent oxidoreductase is translated as MARVLGFLGCGRKDGYTIRVLKAVLEGASSVEGVDTELIHLLNYEFGSCASCYECIRSAEHRCVLRDDMGGDGRLWKKVEDANGMVLASPVHMWSADALTHLFMERLYPFVWSGRLIGMPVVTLAVASNQGMHIVANRMLCQWAFTLGMRYIGGLPVHVAYMDEALKEARYLGVKLGREALKDELEGRRKMTDEERWLYYHDKPWDVFAHYVENLTMGTGDVRHSIIRKSLAKDVFRNTEALKLLEKADELFEEFYLHYRLGEFRKAIRALVKASAYWTHATWKEFLEDKLIRVRPPKAYRPVAE